In the genome of Pontibacter actiniarum, the window GCTCGAAGCATCGCCTTACGTTGTGTACAGAGATGAGGAAGGCCATGTGGTGCACACGCAGCTGGTAGGTAGTTACAACTATGAGAACATGGCGGCGGCAGCCTGCATCGGTAAGTTCTTTGGAGTGCCGCTGCAACAGGCAAACGAAGCCATTGCGCGCTACAGCCCGGTAAACAACCGCTCCCAGGTGCTGCAGCAGGGCAGCAATACCATCATTCTGGATGCCTACAATGCCAACCCGACCTCCATGGCGGCGGCAGTGCGCAACTTCGGAAACATGAAGGCCCAGCACAAGGTGGTCATACTGGGAGATATGTTTGAGATGGGCGCCGAGAGCGAGGCGGAGCACCGTTTATTAGGTGAAGTGGTAGCCGAACAGCCTTTTGACACGGTTATACTTTGCGGCAAACACATGAAGTACGCAGCCGAGGTAAGCGAAGACTTCCTGTATTTTGAAACCAAGCCTGAGCTGCAAACATGGCTGCGCAAAAACCCGATCGCCGAAAGCTATGTGCTGATTAAAGGCTCCCGGGGTATGGGACTGGAAACACTGACAGCTGAACTGGGTTAACCCTGTCGCAAAGCGCTCTCAGAGTGCCCGTAAAGATAAAGCGGAGGCCTGGGCAACATGTTGCCCAGACCTCCGCTTTATCTCCTCCGCCAGGCGTCCTTAGAACGGTGAAGCGAAATCCTGCAGCAAGGGCAGCACCTCATCCTTTGGCGATATCAGCGGCTGCGCTACCCCCCAGTCTATGCCTAAGGCCGGATCGCTCCAGAGGATACCGCCTTCTGTTTCGGGGGCATAGAAGTCAGTGCATTTGTACAGGAAAGTCGTGTTGTCCTCCAGGGCTACAAAGCCGTGGGCAAACCCATCCGGAATGTAAAACAGGTTTTGCTTGTCGGCCTCCAGCAGGCAGGCTTGATGTTGCCCATAGGTCGGGGAGCCTTTGCGCAGGTCCACCGCCACATCCAGCGCCTTTCCACTTGTTACCCGCACGAGCTTAGCCTGCGCGTGCGGCGGCTTTTGGAAGTGCAGCCCGCGCAGTACTCCTTTTCTGGATACTGACTGGTTGTCCTGCACAAAGGTAGGGGTAAGGCCAAAAGGCTCAAACCACCTCTGGCTGAAGGTTTCGGTAAAATACCCGCGGTCGTCTCTGAAAATGCGCGGCTGAAACTCAATCAGCCCTTCAATTTGAAAAAGTCTGTAATCCATAATGTGATACGTACAGGCGTGCCACAGTGCCAGAAGTATAATAGCACATCCGCCTAAAAAGTGCGAAGTTAGCCATTTTAGCGGTAGCATCGGAAAATTTAGAGTAAATTGCACCCTTTCATCCACCTTTGGTAAGCAACAAAGTACAACAACATGCAAGCAACTGTCGCATTTCTGCACACGCACGTACTGGTCGTTATATTATTCCTACTCCTGTTCGCTTTCAAAACGGTACTGCTGCTGCTTAATAAGCACGAAACCCTGGCAAAGGCCCGCAGCAGAACCAAGATGCTGGACATCATTTTCGGAACGCTGATCCTGATCACGGGCGGGTATCTGCTGTTTAACTACAATGGGGTGCCGAGCTGGCTAATCGTGAAAGTTGTACTCGTTCTTGTGGCCATCCCGTTAGGCATAGTAGGCATTAAGCGCGAAAGCAAGGTACTGGCGGTGCTGGCGGTGCTGATTTTCCTGTACGTGTACGGCATGGCCGAAACCAAAAGCCTGACAATGCAGAAGCCGGGACCAATCGAAAACGCCACCATCACCCCTGAGGGCAACAAAACACCCGAGACAGACGCCGCAGAGACAGGCGATGCCGGGCTGAGCGAGTCTGCGGCG includes:
- the rfbC gene encoding dTDP-4-dehydrorhamnose 3,5-epimerase, yielding MDYRLFQIEGLIEFQPRIFRDDRGYFTETFSQRWFEPFGLTPTFVQDNQSVSRKGVLRGLHFQKPPHAQAKLVRVTSGKALDVAVDLRKGSPTYGQHQACLLEADKQNLFYIPDGFAHGFVALEDNTTFLYKCTDFYAPETEGGILWSDPALGIDWGVAQPLISPKDEVLPLLQDFASPF
- a CDS encoding c-type cytochrome; this translates as MQATVAFLHTHVLVVILFLLLFAFKTVLLLLNKHETLAKARSRTKMLDIIFGTLILITGGYLLFNYNGVPSWLIVKVVLVLVAIPLGIVGIKRESKVLAVLAVLIFLYVYGMAETKSLTMQKPGPIENATITPEGNKTPETDAAETGDAGLSESAAAHEEIVEAMGEGQLSNAKAIYTQLCETCHGADGTKGLGGAANLQVSNLSLKDRINVIENGRGLMPAFGRQLSDQEAEALAAYTMTLKK